In one Rhopalosiphum padi isolate XX-2018 chromosome 3, ASM2088224v1, whole genome shotgun sequence genomic region, the following are encoded:
- the LOC132927900 gene encoding uncharacterized protein LOC132927900, protein MYESITLSLTGNETTLSSNYFPSLNVYEDSEIALLCLQTFNSFPNINSSNNKFAIQVIDEYNNNNNENICYIALKTGCYEIVDINRQIKKQINSYNEENGTKITFDISVDHNDFRSYIQCNGIIMFNMINGIAPILGFEKRDYPPEYVTHRSEKAVNLNTINSIKVMCNIAQGSFNNHLQSHTIYEFFPSEKTGTKVVQSPPNLIYYKLNKINIDSITVQLVDQDFNQIENFGETLTVVLHIKRYGS, encoded by the coding sequence atgtatgaatcAATCACATTAAGTTTAACTGGGAATGAAACCACACTATCTTCAAATTATTTCCCGTCTCTAAACGTGTACGAAGACTCTGAAATAGCTTTGTTATGTTTACAAACGTTCAATTCGTTTCCAAACATAAATTCTTCTAATAACAAATTTGCAATACAAGTAAtagacgagtataataataataataatgagaatatatgttatattgcattaaaaacgGGATGTTACGAAATTGTAGATATTAACCGTCAAATTAAGAAGCAAATAAATTCTTACAATGAAGAAAAtggtacaaaaataacattCGATATTTCAGTTGACCATAATGATTTTAGATCATACATACAATGTAAtggtataattatgtttaatatgattaatgggATAGCACCCATATTAGGATTTGAAAAACGAGACTATCCTCCGGAGTATGTAACTCATCGATCGGAAAAAGCtgtaaatttaaacacaattaattctataaaagtGATGTGTAATATAGCTCAAGGATCATTCAACAATCACCTTCAAAGTCATACGATTTACGAGTTTTTTCCGAGTGAAAAGACTGGGACAAAAGTTGTTCAATCACcgccaaatttaatatattataaattaaataaaataaatattgattcaatAACTGTACAATTAGTTGATCAGGATTTTAATCAAATCGAAAATTTTGGTGAGACATTAACAGTTGTGTTACATATTAAACGTTACGGTTCTTAA